A window from Candidatus Nitrospira neomarina encodes these proteins:
- the pyk gene encoding pyruvate kinase, giving the protein MRHVKIVATIGPATSSQDCLKQLLHAGVNVARFNMSHGTADWHKTTIQRLRSLALEEKIPLAILVDLAGPKIRLGELPNDGTVLKKGRGIILIPKSDQNSRHNQSGDTLPVNLSHFPDGMEPGQIVLIDDGNMSLTVEKQETDRLICRVLVGGQVTSHKGVNFPGLPLDIPGFTEKDAGDLQVAIDVQADYVALSFVRSPQDIHTLQTALTDRSSLIPVIAKIERPEALTCLDEILDAADGVMVARGDLALEISPEEVPLLQKQIIAQANRMGKPVITATQMLESMTRNSSPTRAEASDVANAVLDGTDAVMLSAETSTGNFPLESVQVMDRIIRQTEKEMFRRIQKSDSSKETVRSTPEAVCEAAVSLATSVGAQAIVVFTDSGHTAMLLARHRPTVQIIALTPSPAVTRQLILVWGIVSCVFPQIDATDERINAAQDHLKTLGLLQEGRLIVIVTGERLGHSFGTNIIKAHLVV; this is encoded by the coding sequence ATGCGCCATGTCAAAATTGTAGCCACGATTGGCCCTGCGACTTCATCCCAAGATTGTTTGAAACAACTCCTCCATGCCGGAGTCAATGTCGCCAGGTTTAACATGTCTCATGGAACCGCTGACTGGCACAAGACAACAATTCAACGCCTTCGAAGCCTTGCTCTTGAGGAGAAAATACCCCTTGCGATCCTTGTAGACTTGGCAGGTCCGAAGATCCGTCTGGGAGAACTCCCAAATGATGGGACCGTCTTGAAGAAAGGGCGGGGTATCATTCTGATTCCGAAGTCAGACCAAAACTCAAGGCACAACCAATCGGGGGATACTCTGCCGGTTAATCTTTCCCATTTCCCGGACGGCATGGAACCAGGTCAAATCGTCTTAATTGATGACGGAAATATGTCCCTCACCGTGGAAAAACAAGAAACCGACCGGCTGATCTGCAGAGTCCTGGTCGGAGGCCAGGTCACCTCACATAAAGGTGTCAATTTCCCCGGACTTCCACTCGACATTCCGGGATTTACGGAGAAAGACGCCGGTGATCTTCAAGTGGCCATCGACGTTCAAGCCGACTATGTCGCCCTCTCTTTTGTTCGAAGTCCGCAGGATATTCATACACTCCAAACGGCTTTGACTGATCGATCATCGCTGATTCCTGTCATTGCCAAAATCGAAAGACCTGAAGCCCTGACATGTCTTGATGAAATCCTTGATGCGGCAGATGGAGTGATGGTCGCCAGAGGTGACCTGGCGTTGGAGATCAGCCCGGAAGAAGTCCCCCTCCTCCAAAAGCAGATCATCGCCCAGGCCAATCGCATGGGAAAACCTGTGATCACAGCCACACAAATGCTCGAATCGATGACTCGAAATTCTTCCCCCACTCGCGCCGAAGCATCGGATGTGGCGAACGCCGTGCTGGACGGGACGGATGCCGTCATGTTGTCGGCCGAAACGTCCACGGGAAATTTTCCTCTCGAATCGGTCCAGGTTATGGATCGGATTATCCGACAAACAGAAAAGGAAATGTTCCGCCGAATCCAGAAATCCGATTCATCTAAGGAAACCGTGCGTTCGACTCCGGAAGCGGTTTGTGAAGCGGCCGTCTCTCTTGCAACATCTGTTGGTGCCCAAGCCATCGTGGTCTTCACCGATTCCGGCCATACAGCCATGTTATTGGCCCGCCATCGACCGACGGTCCAGATTATCGCACTGACTCCCTCCCCAGCCGTTACCCGTCAATTGATTTTAGTATGGGGCATTGTCTCATGTGTCTTTCCGCAAATTGATGCCACCGATGAACGAATCAATGCCGCCCAGGATCATCTCAAAACCCTCGGTCTGCTTCAGGAAGGCCGGCTCATTGTCATCGTCACCGGGGAACGCCTGGGACATTCCTTCGGAACCAATATCATCAAAGCCCATTTAGTCGTGTAA
- a CDS encoding cytochrome c yields MRVCMVFIVFLWVTGLAWGLPAPDHEREQVSILNLPPDPISFQPGTGSAIASRYCLMCHSAEYVYTQPPHAREHWMEIVNKMKITFGCPISNEDMAPLIDYLVTQNSLQPSPSVPPAQHDEQKETPGQSPTHAGNPQKGKALYERHCETCHGPGGKGDGPIGQALIPPAANLTLLGKQSDTTILDTLRNGRPGTAMPAWKNDLNTLELNHLLSFLRTLTP; encoded by the coding sequence ATGCGTGTTTGCATGGTCTTTATAGTGTTTCTGTGGGTTACAGGACTTGCGTGGGGACTTCCGGCCCCTGACCATGAAAGAGAACAGGTGTCCATTCTCAATCTTCCTCCTGATCCAATATCGTTTCAACCCGGCACTGGTAGTGCCATTGCAAGCCGGTACTGCCTCATGTGTCACTCGGCAGAATATGTGTATACGCAACCACCTCATGCCCGTGAGCATTGGATGGAAATCGTCAACAAAATGAAAATAACCTTTGGCTGTCCAATCTCGAATGAGGACATGGCTCCATTGATCGACTACTTGGTGACGCAAAATTCACTCCAGCCTTCACCTTCTGTTCCTCCCGCTCAGCATGACGAACAGAAGGAAACACCCGGTCAATCACCCACTCACGCTGGCAATCCCCAAAAAGGGAAAGCTCTCTATGAGCGACACTGTGAGACATGTCATGGACCTGGGGGCAAAGGGGATGGCCCTATTGGACAGGCCCTGATTCCCCCAGCCGCCAACCTCACGTTACTCGGCAAGCAATCAGATACCACCATTCTTGACACGCTTCGCAACGGCCGACCGGGAACAGCCATGCCTGCATGGAAGAACGATCTGAATACATTAGAATTGAATCATCTTCTTTCATTTCTTCGAACGTTAACTCCATAA
- a CDS encoding molybdopterin-dependent oxidoreductase produces the protein MKERKQGIDRRHLLKGSLALGLASLLTPRGLLANDSPTVTLPFERGRRPLVAFPQKRPLMVMTTRPPQLETPFHIFNEDIFTPNDAFFVRWHLANIPREIDVNTFRLTIRGRVNQSLSLSLHELHTQFEQVEIAAVCQCSGNSRGFFNPRVPGGQWGNGAMGNANWKGIRLRDLLHRAGISGDAVQVRFDGLDQPVAQATADFRKSLALDDALQEEVLVAHSMNGEALPMLNGYPLRLVAPGWYATYWVKMLNDIEVLNQADQNFWTTQAYRLPANSCHCVKPGESLTDTVPMGKMPVRSFITNLEEGGTIPGGEPCTISGIAFDQGHGIDRVLVSVDGGQQWQSARLGKDYGDFSFRPWEAKFIPKPGRSYALQSLAINRIGESQRFGARWNPNGYLRNVIETVNIQAG, from the coding sequence ATGAAGGAAAGAAAACAGGGTATAGACCGTCGACATTTATTGAAGGGGAGCCTGGCTCTCGGGTTGGCAAGCCTACTCACCCCTAGAGGCCTCTTGGCCAACGATTCCCCAACGGTCACTCTTCCTTTCGAACGGGGTCGCCGTCCATTGGTGGCTTTTCCACAGAAGCGGCCCCTCATGGTGATGACCACAAGGCCTCCTCAATTGGAAACCCCCTTTCATATTTTTAATGAAGACATCTTCACGCCCAATGATGCATTTTTTGTTCGCTGGCATCTTGCCAATATCCCTCGCGAAATTGACGTGAACACCTTTCGGCTGACTATTCGCGGTCGAGTCAATCAATCCCTATCCCTGAGTCTTCATGAATTACACACTCAATTTGAGCAAGTCGAAATTGCCGCCGTCTGCCAATGCTCGGGAAACAGTCGCGGGTTTTTTAATCCCCGGGTGCCAGGCGGACAATGGGGAAATGGGGCAATGGGAAATGCCAACTGGAAGGGAATCAGACTCCGTGATCTCCTTCATCGGGCAGGCATATCAGGGGATGCGGTGCAGGTCAGGTTCGATGGCCTGGATCAACCCGTCGCACAAGCCACAGCGGATTTTCGAAAATCCCTGGCCCTTGATGATGCGCTCCAGGAAGAGGTGTTGGTCGCTCACTCCATGAACGGGGAGGCCCTCCCCATGCTAAACGGCTATCCCCTTCGCCTTGTGGCGCCTGGCTGGTATGCCACCTATTGGGTGAAGATGCTGAATGATATTGAAGTGCTCAATCAGGCCGATCAAAATTTTTGGACGACACAGGCCTATCGCCTGCCGGCCAATTCCTGTCACTGCGTAAAACCCGGAGAGTCCTTAACGGATACCGTGCCCATGGGCAAAATGCCCGTTCGTTCCTTTATCACCAATCTTGAGGAGGGTGGAACCATACCGGGAGGGGAACCTTGCACCATTTCAGGCATCGCCTTTGATCAGGGCCATGGCATTGATCGCGTCCTGGTCTCCGTGGATGGTGGACAACAATGGCAATCCGCCCGATTAGGAAAGGATTATGGTGATTTCAGCTTCCGCCCCTGGGAAGCCAAATTTATTCCGAAGCCCGGGCGTTCGTATGCACTGCAATCACTGGCCATCAATCGGATTGGAGAATCACAGCGATTCGGTGCCCGATGGAATCCAAATGGGTATCTTCGTAATGTGATCGAAACGGTGAATATTCAAGCCGGCTGA
- a CDS encoding DUF1264 domain-containing protein: MQRSIRSFLLLGTFSLFAMGCMTTPAMSEGGAPAPGPAQGYDIHVQAPHLMPDGTPGGPYHHYCKGINDKILQCLLFETTDANAPLVAIEYFVSKDLSRTLPLIQWHRFFHDHKQEIATGRVQILDIDDPEKVKAIAEAASKTDGVIYHLWQKGKDFPDGTVTYPQSLGHIFNQPE; the protein is encoded by the coding sequence ATGCAGCGCTCAATCCGTTCATTTTTACTGTTAGGGACTTTTAGTCTATTTGCCATGGGGTGTATGACCACTCCAGCCATGAGCGAGGGGGGTGCGCCTGCCCCAGGACCTGCCCAAGGATATGACATCCATGTGCAAGCTCCTCACTTGATGCCGGATGGCACGCCAGGTGGACCATATCACCACTACTGCAAAGGGATTAATGACAAGATCCTGCAATGCCTCCTCTTTGAAACCACGGACGCCAATGCCCCTCTCGTGGCCATTGAATATTTCGTGTCCAAGGATCTTTCCCGAACTTTGCCGTTGATCCAATGGCACCGGTTTTTCCATGACCATAAACAAGAAATCGCTACCGGCCGCGTACAAATTTTAGATATTGATGATCCAGAAAAGGTCAAAGCCATTGCCGAAGCCGCGTCAAAGACCGACGGAGTCATTTATCATCTATGGCAAAAGGGGAAGGATTTCCCCGACGGAACAGTAACCTACCCACAATCTCTCGGGCATATCTTTAATCAACCGGAATAA
- a CDS encoding cytochrome c has translation MNHTRSVHLHPQSHVFIFTVGVLFCFLFPGSLFAADGKDAESLISTTCSTCHKFQGEGESRFNLKAPDLMWGGSKFQRDWLIRWLTGKEPMLYAKSYRWDQGQQPDQHMTVSQQEAEGLADYFETHLQDPRVKPGSIDMSTFSKQEAKFGEEIFIQHSCIGCHQIMVDGKKTGGPQSASFFNSGKRLKADWIYRFNSDPPDFVPHSGEFVGDVSALGLRYVTGFIATRGNEDFSYYEPWKSADFNHPNVENGAKIYQEYCAQCHGAEGKGDGPAASGLEPKPAVHANIPFEKIPLDYLYNVIYYGGKAVGKSSMMPYWGLTIGRTEGVSDVISYLKTTFKGAPEMASAASQSGGPSGVCPQPRNTKQAPGKFRNMTSPLPPSQEHIKAGEKLYHETAQPLACKQCHGDKGDGQGPMGAALIPHPRNFTCGETMKDISDGQLYWIIKNGSAGTGMMAFSGMPDDQVWQLIQYLRTLAK, from the coding sequence ATGAATCACACGAGGAGTGTCCACTTACATCCGCAAAGCCATGTTTTCATTTTCACGGTGGGCGTCCTTTTCTGTTTCCTTTTTCCCGGTTCTCTTTTTGCCGCTGACGGAAAAGATGCAGAGTCCCTGATCAGCACCACCTGTTCGACCTGTCATAAGTTTCAGGGCGAGGGAGAGAGCCGCTTTAATTTAAAGGCTCCGGATCTCATGTGGGGGGGCAGCAAGTTTCAGCGGGATTGGTTGATTCGATGGCTGACGGGGAAAGAACCGATGCTGTATGCCAAGAGTTACCGTTGGGATCAGGGCCAACAACCTGACCAGCACATGACCGTTTCTCAACAGGAAGCTGAAGGCCTTGCTGACTATTTTGAGACACACCTACAGGACCCTCGAGTGAAACCGGGGTCCATTGATATGTCGACCTTTAGTAAACAGGAGGCAAAGTTTGGAGAGGAAATCTTCATTCAACATTCCTGCATTGGCTGTCATCAAATTATGGTGGATGGGAAAAAGACCGGAGGCCCGCAGAGCGCCTCATTCTTTAATTCAGGGAAACGGCTGAAGGCTGATTGGATTTATCGCTTCAACTCCGATCCCCCCGACTTTGTTCCACACAGTGGAGAGTTTGTCGGAGATGTCAGTGCATTGGGGCTGCGATATGTCACGGGGTTTATTGCGACCAGAGGGAATGAGGATTTTTCTTATTATGAACCATGGAAGAGCGCTGATTTCAACCACCCGAATGTCGAAAACGGGGCCAAAATTTATCAAGAATATTGTGCACAATGTCATGGGGCGGAGGGCAAAGGGGATGGCCCGGCGGCTTCAGGCTTGGAACCCAAACCAGCCGTGCATGCCAATATTCCCTTTGAAAAAATTCCATTGGATTATCTGTATAACGTGATCTATTACGGTGGGAAAGCGGTTGGGAAGTCTTCCATGATGCCGTATTGGGGACTGACCATAGGCCGGACAGAAGGCGTATCCGATGTCATTTCCTATTTGAAGACCACGTTTAAGGGTGCCCCGGAAATGGCGAGTGCGGCCTCACAATCCGGAGGACCATCAGGAGTCTGCCCACAACCACGCAATACCAAGCAGGCGCCTGGAAAATTTCGTAATATGACCAGTCCGTTACCCCCTTCTCAAGAGCACATCAAGGCGGGAGAAAAATTGTATCACGAAACCGCTCAACCCTTGGCCTGTAAGCAATGTCATGGCGATAAAGGGGACGGACAAGGGCCAATGGGGGCAGCGTTGATTCCACATCCTCGAAACTTTACCTGTGGAGAAACGATGAAAGATATTTCCGACGGACAATTGTATTGGATTATCAAAAACGGATCTGCAGGAACCGGCATGATGGCCTTTTCCGGTATGCCCGATGACCAAGTTTGGCAATTGATTCAGTACCTCCGGACGTTGGCCAAATAA
- a CDS encoding rhodanese-like domain-containing protein, translated as MPPARLIPLDELRDHLQHLDPSQETVVYCRVGLRGYLAARILLQHGFTHVFNLTGGYLSFPQ; from the coding sequence ATTCCTCCTGCCCGACTCATTCCACTTGATGAACTGAGAGACCATCTTCAGCACCTGGATCCCTCTCAGGAAACCGTCGTCTATTGTCGTGTCGGATTACGCGGGTATCTCGCGGCACGCATTCTCCTCCAGCATGGCTTCACCCATGTCTTCAACCTCACGGGTGGCTATTTAAGCTTCCCTCAATAA
- a CDS encoding rhodanese-like domain-containing protein — MKTLAIDQEAKSGTRQNNQLSPPSLKDPLYIDVRTPQEFEGVHISGARNIPLPDLHRYVSELKTLSREHRILLICRTQNRVKIAYEYLINQGLTNCGILEGGITAWVNQGKPVVRGQQRISLEGQVRAIAGVLILVGVGLGLTVHSGFLLLPTLVGVGLLHAGLTDSCLMGMLLSKLPYNRIRK; from the coding sequence ATGAAGACATTGGCAATAGACCAAGAAGCAAAATCGGGAACGAGGCAGAACAATCAGCTGTCGCCTCCTTCATTGAAGGATCCTCTGTATATCGATGTCAGGACACCGCAAGAGTTTGAAGGTGTGCATATTTCCGGTGCTCGAAATATTCCCCTACCGGATTTGCATCGATATGTGAGCGAACTGAAAACTCTCTCTCGTGAGCACCGCATCCTGTTGATCTGCCGGACACAGAACCGGGTGAAGATTGCCTACGAATATTTAATTAACCAAGGCCTAACGAATTGCGGAATTCTGGAAGGAGGCATCACGGCCTGGGTTAATCAGGGCAAACCTGTCGTGCGGGGACAACAACGAATTTCTCTTGAAGGACAAGTGCGGGCCATCGCAGGGGTTTTGATTCTCGTAGGGGTTGGATTGGGCCTGACAGTTCATTCAGGGTTCCTTCTCCTCCCAACACTGGTAGGGGTTGGACTTCTCCATGCAGGACTCACGGACTCCTGTTTAATGGGAATGCTCTTGAGCAAGCTGCCCTATAACCGGATCCGGAAGTAA
- a CDS encoding potassium channel family protein, which translates to MPTDLDPFRTLLSRIILVVMLFCFLTGILWLDRNGLKDQIDGEISFSDVIYFTMVTVTTVGYGDIVPVTTRARLIDALVVTPVRIFLWVIFLGTAYQLAFRQFTEVFRMAKLQRSLDQHVVICGFGHTGYSTVKELLAKGTNPDHILVIDPGEERVRIAGELGVVALRGDATQEGLLKFGAFLNEAKAVIIAAGRDDTNALILLTVRNLNSRCRVIVSAKEEENVKLFRQGGAQTIISPATYGGYMLAAAVDQQYLADYLEDFLTAGGKVNIQERTVEKQDVGKTALDLQPDVLLRVYRQGTIISPWEFQKNHRLEQGDVMLLFKPVSEDTPSA; encoded by the coding sequence ATGCCTACCGACCTTGATCCGTTTCGCACCCTCTTGAGCAGAATTATATTGGTGGTCATGCTGTTTTGTTTTTTGACGGGGATTTTGTGGTTGGATCGAAACGGGCTTAAGGATCAGATAGACGGGGAGATCTCATTTTCAGATGTGATTTATTTCACGATGGTCACGGTGACCACCGTCGGCTATGGGGATATTGTGCCGGTTACTACGCGGGCGCGCCTGATTGATGCATTAGTCGTGACGCCGGTCCGCATATTTCTATGGGTCATTTTTTTAGGGACCGCCTATCAATTAGCGTTCAGGCAATTTACCGAGGTATTTCGCATGGCAAAACTCCAGAGGTCACTCGATCAACATGTCGTCATCTGCGGATTCGGGCATACCGGATACTCGACTGTCAAAGAATTGCTCGCCAAGGGCACAAACCCTGACCATATTCTGGTCATCGATCCCGGTGAGGAACGAGTACGCATTGCGGGAGAATTAGGAGTCGTGGCACTCCGAGGCGATGCCACGCAGGAAGGGCTGCTGAAATTTGGTGCGTTCCTCAATGAAGCCAAAGCGGTCATTATTGCGGCTGGGCGGGATGATACCAATGCCCTCATTTTGTTAACTGTCCGTAATTTGAATTCCCGTTGTCGGGTCATTGTCAGTGCGAAGGAAGAAGAAAACGTCAAACTGTTTCGGCAAGGGGGGGCGCAAACGATTATTTCCCCGGCAACATATGGCGGATATATGTTGGCGGCCGCAGTGGACCAACAATATTTGGCAGATTATTTGGAGGATTTTTTGACAGCGGGGGGAAAAGTCAATATCCAGGAACGAACAGTGGAGAAGCAGGATGTCGGGAAGACGGCTTTGGATTTACAGCCGGATGTGCTACTCCGGGTGTATCGGCAAGGAACGATTATTTCACCCTGGGAATTTCAAAAAAACCATAGGCTGGAACAGGGCGACGTCATGTTATTGTTTAAACCGGTTTCAGAAGATACGCCTTCCGCTTGA
- a CDS encoding PAS domain S-box protein has protein sequence MAPTPENSQQDNTDLSQILKHLEQHHALILQAAGEGIFGLDLEGRHTFVNPAAANMLGYEPQELIGQPSHSLWHHTKANGTPYPQEQCPNYATYKDGQVHRGDNEVFWRKDGTSFPVEYTSTPIRHEGVLVGAVVIFQDITYRRQCEKAIEEFRRHNDMILQAAGEGIFGLDLEGHHTFVNPAANALLGYKPGELFGTPSHITWHHTKSDGSPYPAEECPIYRAYKDGLVHQGEDEVFWKKDGTSFPARYTSTPIWDDQGKLAGAVVTFQDITEKKRMAAQLVEEAKLAEVTRVLGDIGHDIKNMLMPVLSGADLLKDELDEQFPTLIQEKAKGAENSYANSLDLIRMIVTNARRIQDRVREIADAVKGVTSPPHFTPCRIGEIVNGVLDTLRTYAAEKGITLLTNGLDALPVIDADERRLFNAFYNLINNAIPEVPRGGSVTVGGSPGPRPDTVELTVADTGRGMAPEVRDRLFTAQAISTKKEGTGLGTKIVKDAIDLHHGHITVESEEGHGTTFRLILPITQITSSPARSGKA, from the coding sequence ATGGCCCCAACACCAGAAAATTCACAGCAGGACAATACCGACCTTTCACAAATTCTGAAACATCTTGAACAACACCACGCCCTCATTTTACAGGCCGCCGGTGAAGGGATCTTCGGGTTGGATCTGGAAGGTCGGCACACTTTTGTGAACCCGGCAGCCGCGAACATGTTGGGCTATGAGCCCCAGGAGTTGATCGGCCAACCCAGCCACTCTCTCTGGCATCATACCAAAGCCAATGGCACCCCCTATCCTCAGGAACAATGTCCGAACTATGCGACCTATAAGGATGGCCAAGTTCATCGAGGCGACAACGAAGTGTTTTGGCGAAAAGATGGGACCAGTTTTCCCGTCGAATACACCAGCACACCTATTCGGCATGAAGGAGTCTTGGTCGGTGCCGTGGTGATTTTTCAAGATATTACGTATCGGCGGCAATGCGAAAAAGCCATTGAAGAATTTCGTCGACACAACGATATGATTTTACAAGCCGCCGGTGAGGGAATTTTCGGGTTAGACCTCGAAGGACACCACACCTTTGTCAATCCCGCGGCCAATGCGTTATTAGGTTATAAACCAGGGGAGCTATTTGGCACACCCAGTCACATCACCTGGCACCATACGAAATCTGATGGCTCTCCTTACCCGGCGGAAGAATGCCCCATTTATAGGGCCTATAAGGATGGGCTGGTTCACCAGGGTGAGGACGAGGTGTTCTGGAAAAAAGATGGGACGAGCTTTCCCGCCCGGTATACAAGCACCCCAATCTGGGATGACCAGGGAAAACTTGCGGGGGCAGTGGTCACGTTTCAGGATATCACTGAGAAAAAACGTATGGCGGCTCAGTTAGTAGAAGAAGCCAAACTTGCGGAGGTGACAAGAGTTCTAGGGGATATCGGACACGATATCAAAAACATGTTGATGCCTGTGCTTTCCGGTGCCGATTTATTGAAGGATGAATTGGACGAACAGTTCCCCACCTTAATCCAGGAAAAGGCAAAAGGAGCGGAGAACAGTTATGCCAACAGCCTGGATCTGATACGTATGATCGTTACCAATGCCCGACGCATTCAGGACCGTGTGCGTGAAATTGCGGATGCCGTCAAAGGTGTGACTAGTCCTCCACATTTCACACCCTGTCGCATAGGAGAAATTGTGAATGGAGTGCTCGACACTCTTCGCACCTACGCCGCAGAAAAAGGGATTACTCTCCTGACCAATGGTCTTGATGCCCTACCTGTCATTGATGCCGATGAACGTCGCTTGTTCAACGCCTTCTACAATCTCATCAACAATGCCATCCCGGAAGTCCCACGTGGAGGGTCAGTCACGGTCGGCGGATCTCCAGGACCGCGTCCGGATACTGTCGAGTTGACGGTAGCCGATACGGGGAGAGGCATGGCGCCTGAAGTTCGAGACCGCCTCTTTACCGCTCAGGCTATTAGCACCAAAAAGGAGGGAACCGGACTCGGCACAAAAATTGTGAAAGATGCCATCGACCTCCATCACGGTCACATTACGGTCGAAAGTGAAGAGGGCCACGGAACAACCTTTCGACTTATCCTTCCCATCACTCAAATCACTTCATCTCCAGCCAGGTCTGGGAAGGCATGA
- a CDS encoding response regulator: MEQTASQFRTAAMFSGQTSLGRILVVDDEPDVRKVVRLSLEKAGYDVIEAEDGQQAVQEIKSEENPLLLDVILTDIRMPKLNGLEAIQFFQNAFPHVSLIVLTGFPDLIMATSLMKNGIIDYLVKPVEKEKLLTAVAKAMDQREINHL; this comes from the coding sequence ATGGAGCAAACAGCCAGTCAATTTCGAACAGCGGCCATGTTCAGCGGTCAAACATCCTTGGGCCGGATCTTGGTAGTCGATGACGAACCTGATGTTCGCAAAGTTGTGAGGTTGTCATTGGAAAAAGCCGGTTACGACGTGATTGAGGCCGAAGACGGGCAACAGGCCGTACAAGAAATCAAAAGTGAAGAAAACCCTCTGTTACTGGACGTGATCCTCACCGACATCCGAATGCCAAAACTGAATGGACTGGAGGCTATTCAGTTTTTTCAAAATGCATTCCCGCATGTATCGTTGATTGTGCTGACCGGATTCCCGGATTTAATCATGGCCACATCCTTGATGAAGAATGGGATTATTGACTATTTGGTCAAACCGGTTGAAAAGGAGAAACTTCTGACTGCGGTTGCGAAGGCCATGGATCAACGGGAGATCAACCATTTATAA
- a CDS encoding sulfite exporter TauE/SafE family protein — protein sequence MDFHYLLALLSGGIVGVLLGATGGGGSLVAIPLLVYVVGVPVQNATTMSLIVVGYSALFGAWHESRQQRVHFVSAMLFSLTGMVGAWVGAHGHQLVPDSLVLFAFGNLLLFISMWTFWKNYEGEHNDVPSGCAKEFSWRCALKALTFGWGVGLLTGFFGVGGGFLIVPALMFLMGFPIRLAIGTSLLIIALISIGGVIGHFEGAHLDVVLTGLVLLGSVLGLLFGSQVTQSIPAHHLRRGVAILIGFIGILLIMANARPLIF from the coding sequence ATGGACTTCCACTACCTGTTGGCGCTTCTGTCTGGTGGGATCGTCGGCGTGCTGTTAGGGGCCACAGGAGGGGGCGGATCATTAGTGGCCATTCCCTTATTAGTGTATGTCGTTGGCGTACCGGTTCAAAATGCCACGACCATGTCACTCATCGTCGTTGGCTATTCGGCCCTCTTTGGGGCATGGCATGAGAGTCGCCAGCAACGTGTTCACTTTGTCTCTGCTATGTTGTTCAGCCTGACCGGTATGGTCGGTGCTTGGGTTGGGGCTCATGGCCACCAACTCGTTCCGGACTCCTTGGTTCTTTTTGCATTTGGCAATCTGCTCCTGTTTATTAGCATGTGGACGTTTTGGAAAAATTATGAAGGAGAACACAACGACGTTCCGAGCGGATGCGCAAAGGAATTCTCCTGGCGCTGTGCGTTGAAAGCCCTCACGTTCGGATGGGGAGTTGGCCTATTGACCGGATTTTTTGGAGTCGGAGGAGGGTTTCTCATTGTTCCCGCCTTGATGTTTCTCATGGGGTTTCCCATTCGCTTAGCTATTGGCACGTCACTGTTGATCATTGCCCTTATTTCCATCGGCGGGGTAATTGGCCATTTCGAGGGGGCGCACCTGGATGTGGTGCTAACAGGATTAGTGTTACTCGGCAGTGTTCTCGGGTTACTGTTTGGCTCACAAGTCACTCAATCGATTCCTGCTCACCATTTAAGACGGGGCGTGGCCATTTTAATCGGATTCATCGGAATTTTATTAATCATGGCCAACGCGAGGCCACTCATCTTTTAG
- a CDS encoding c-type cytochrome, whose protein sequence is MNLLKENFQIGSGFFVAGIIGLGLVHAADLEVLKPRVPSEQIQEARMKMNPFPSTTENVEKGKRIFHGKAFCVTCHGPEGKGLGDIPGLRGRLPRNFTDKTWQAARTDGELFWILQNGSPGTDMASFIPLVLTEDEAWLVISYVRSFGTGTESSGK, encoded by the coding sequence TTGAACCTGCTTAAGGAAAATTTCCAGATTGGGTCGGGTTTTTTTGTTGCCGGGATAATCGGATTGGGTCTCGTGCATGCCGCGGACTTAGAAGTATTGAAACCCAGGGTTCCTTCTGAACAGATCCAGGAAGCCCGAATGAAAATGAATCCTTTCCCTTCAACCACGGAAAATGTTGAGAAGGGGAAACGCATTTTTCACGGAAAAGCATTTTGCGTCACCTGTCATGGACCCGAAGGCAAAGGCCTGGGTGACATTCCTGGCCTTCGAGGCAGGCTCCCACGAAACTTTACGGACAAGACCTGGCAGGCAGCCCGCACGGATGGGGAACTCTTTTGGATTCTGCAAAACGGCAGCCCGGGTACCGATATGGCCTCATTCATCCCCCTGGTCTTGACAGAAGACGAAGCTTGGCTTGTGATATCGTATGTGAGATCATTTGGAACCGGCACCGAATCGAGTGGGAAATAG